From one Sphingobacteriales bacterium genomic stretch:
- a CDS encoding ribose-phosphate pyrophosphokinase, with product MDRIIYFMPGNEAIAYAISHKLVIPIGEMTLHTFPDGETYVRLLSDVREKEVIFIDSLHQPDTKFLPLYFLCKLLKDEGAMKITLVAPYLAYMRQDKQFHSGEAVTSSYFAALLASFADELITIDPHLHRRSSMNEIYPIPCKVLHATSVISSWINTNIEKPLLVGPDSESEQWVTKTAEKMNTPFIVLNKTRLSDTEVRISVPDVYDYKDFTPVLIDDIISTAKTMIVTAGHLMESGLKPAVCIGVHGLFSGNAYNDLLNSGVGRVVTCNTIQHLSNQIDVSDLIISSLSEEHR from the coding sequence ATGGATAGAATCATTTATTTTATGCCGGGTAATGAAGCCATTGCGTATGCCATCTCGCATAAACTGGTTATTCCTATCGGGGAAATGACATTGCATACCTTTCCGGACGGAGAAACCTATGTGCGCTTACTTTCTGATGTCCGGGAAAAGGAAGTGATATTCATTGATTCGCTGCATCAACCGGATACAAAATTTTTACCGCTCTATTTTTTATGTAAATTGCTCAAGGATGAAGGTGCGATGAAAATCACATTGGTAGCTCCTTACCTAGCCTACATGCGGCAAGACAAACAGTTTCATTCCGGAGAAGCGGTGACCAGCTCCTATTTTGCAGCACTGTTAGCCTCTTTTGCAGATGAATTGATTACCATAGACCCTCATTTGCACCGAAGAAGTTCCATGAATGAAATCTATCCGATTCCCTGCAAGGTCTTACACGCCACTTCTGTCATTTCCAGCTGGATAAATACAAACATAGAGAAGCCTTTGCTCGTGGGGCCGGATAGTGAAAGTGAACAGTGGGTAACGAAGACAGCAGAAAAAATGAACACACCTTTTATAGTTTTGAATAAAACAAGGCTCAGCGACACAGAGGTAAGAATATCCGTTCCTGATGTGTATGACTATAAAGACTTCACGCCGGTACTGATAGATGATATCATTTCTACGGCAAAGACGATGATTGTTACCGCAGGCCACCTAATGGAATCCGGATTAAAGCCGGCAGTTTGTATCGGGGTTCACGGACTATTTTCAGGAAATGCATACAACGATTTACTGAATTCTGGTGTCGGCAGAGTGGTGACCTGCAATACCATACAGCATCTGTCCAATCAGATAGATGTGAGCGACTTAATCATCAGCAGCCTGAGTGAGGAACATCGCTGA
- a CDS encoding cysteine desulfurase, which produces MKVYFDNAATTPIDEEVLEAMMPYLKEHFGNPSTQYSFGRDTRAAVEEARKTVAQLINAQPGEIIFTSGATEANNMAVKGAVMYLDVKRIITSPIEHHCVEYSVDFCRDQLHAEIKLVKIDDKGNVDLEDLNRLLAASSKRTLVTLMHANNEIGTLLDIEKVGTLCKQYQALFHSDTVQTFAHLPIDVQKMQVDFISGAAHKFHGPKGAGFLFMRKQNKVKPLIHGGGQERGFRAGTENVYGIVGLAAAAKKAYANLEQDAACIRGIKNYFIEQLKANFPDIGFNGNTDDRSLYTVLNVSFPPNDKSALLLFALDMEGICCSGGSACGSGASAGSHVVRALHKDDNRVSIRFSFSKHNTKDEVDYVIGKLKQIYSL; this is translated from the coding sequence ATGAAAGTATATTTTGACAATGCCGCTACGACACCGATTGACGAAGAGGTACTGGAAGCCATGATGCCCTATCTTAAAGAACATTTCGGCAATCCATCTACGCAATATTCATTTGGACGTGATACAAGGGCAGCCGTGGAAGAGGCGCGTAAAACCGTTGCTCAGCTCATCAATGCCCAACCCGGTGAAATCATCTTTACATCCGGCGCCACAGAAGCAAACAATATGGCTGTCAAAGGTGCGGTGATGTATCTGGATGTGAAACGCATCATCACTTCTCCGATTGAACACCATTGTGTGGAATATTCCGTCGATTTTTGCAGAGATCAGCTGCATGCTGAAATAAAGCTGGTCAAAATAGATGACAAAGGAAATGTAGATCTGGAAGATTTGAACCGTTTACTGGCAGCTTCCTCAAAAAGAACTCTGGTCACGTTGATGCATGCCAATAATGAAATCGGCACCTTGCTGGATATTGAGAAAGTCGGGACATTGTGTAAGCAATACCAGGCCTTGTTTCATTCAGATACAGTGCAGACATTTGCCCATTTACCGATAGATGTTCAAAAGATGCAGGTGGATTTTATATCAGGAGCCGCACATAAATTTCACGGACCGAAAGGTGCCGGATTTTTGTTTATGCGCAAACAGAACAAGGTGAAGCCTCTGATTCACGGGGGCGGGCAGGAGCGTGGTTTTCGTGCCGGAACAGAAAATGTGTATGGCATTGTGGGTTTGGCAGCCGCAGCAAAAAAAGCGTATGCAAATCTTGAACAGGATGCAGCCTGTATCAGGGGTATTAAAAATTATTTTATCGAACAGCTGAAAGCGAACTTTCCAGATATCGGTTTTAATGGTAATACAGATGACAGAAGTTTGTATACGGTGTTGAATGTTTCGTTTCCGCCGAATGATAAATCAGCCTTGCTGTTGTTTGCTCTGGATATGGAAGGTATTTGCTGCAGTGGTGGCAGTGCCTGTGGCAGTGGCGCCTCGGCGGGTTCCCACGTGGTGAGGGCATTGCATAAAGATGACAACAGGGTATCCATCCGTTTTTCCTTTTCTAAACACAATACGAAAGATGAAGTGGATTATGTCATAGGTAAACTGAAACAGATTTATTCGTTGTGA
- a CDS encoding HAMP domain-containing histidine kinase: MNFYQHRNRWKVLLFLFAVSIIFFTLWYTHRLAKSIAREEIKKAEEIAEAYKVLSSNTSDEIELSKALDKIRYNDNIPVIWTNANEEILAHKNFDSTKVVKDKNYLPDQLKMLKTIRQFIEIDLPDSEKQYLYYKDSDLLIGIRKYPFYVLALVALFFIISYAAFTSSRRAEQNQVWVGLAKETAHQLGTPLSSLSAWIDILREKLNTEEDEMMFEEMQKDIDRLVLIAERFSKIGSVPELQRHRVTDVLQHGVDYISKRASKKINIYLLKSDENIIAMLNPPLFEWVLENVMKNALDAMEESGEIHVHAFEKDGLVNIDIQDTGKGVPKNSFEQIFEPGYSSKKRGWGLGLTLARRIIEEYHHGKIFVKDSSSKGTTFRIILKAEA; the protein is encoded by the coding sequence ATGAATTTCTATCAACATAGAAACCGCTGGAAAGTCCTGCTTTTCCTGTTTGCTGTGAGTATCATATTTTTTACATTATGGTATACACATCGGCTTGCAAAGTCGATTGCAAGGGAAGAGATTAAAAAAGCCGAAGAAATTGCGGAAGCCTACAAGGTGCTGAGCAGCAATACGTCAGATGAGATTGAGTTATCCAAAGCATTGGATAAGATCAGGTATAATGATAACATCCCGGTGATTTGGACAAATGCCAATGAGGAGATACTGGCACACAAGAATTTCGATTCGACCAAGGTGGTGAAGGATAAAAATTATTTACCCGATCAGCTGAAAATGCTCAAAACGATTCGGCAATTCATAGAAATTGATTTACCGGACAGTGAAAAACAGTATCTGTATTACAAAGATTCCGACCTGCTTATCGGTATCCGTAAATATCCGTTTTATGTACTGGCACTGGTCGCCTTGTTTTTTATTATCAGTTATGCGGCGTTCACATCTTCCCGCCGGGCGGAGCAGAATCAGGTTTGGGTGGGGCTTGCCAAAGAAACGGCGCATCAGTTGGGAACCCCATTGTCTTCTCTTTCCGCCTGGATTGACATTCTTCGGGAAAAATTAAACACGGAAGAGGATGAGATGATGTTTGAGGAGATGCAGAAAGACATAGACAGGCTGGTTCTTATTGCCGAAAGATTTTCCAAAATCGGTTCGGTGCCTGAGTTGCAGCGACACCGGGTGACCGACGTGTTGCAACACGGTGTTGATTACATCTCCAAACGGGCATCTAAAAAAATCAATATCTATCTCCTAAAGTCCGATGAAAATATTATTGCCATGCTGAACCCGCCGCTGTTTGAATGGGTACTGGAGAATGTCATGAAAAATGCACTGGATGCGATGGAAGAATCCGGTGAGATACATGTACATGCCTTTGAGAAAGATGGGTTGGTAAACATTGATATTCAGGATACGGGTAAAGGAGTTCCTAAAAACAGTTTTGAACAGATTTTTGAACCGGGATACAGCAGTAAGAAAAGAGGCTGGGGACTGGGTTTAACACTGGCCAGGCGAATTATCGAGGAATATCATCATGGAAAGATTTTTGTGAAAGATTCTTCTTCCAAAGGAACCACCTTCCGGATTATTCTGAAAGCAGAGGCCTAG
- a CDS encoding TonB-dependent receptor produces MLHKLTYLYLLVIIGLNSYSQNCTIKITGRVLDEHDRSALSFANIYILELQTGTAADEKGNFEFSGICPGTYSFVIDHIGCSSDTVIWSITQNTNKDFYLEHHAEELAEIISTASRTNGQNSQNTTVLDIKTLHKLEGKDLGTILSTISGVNQLKTGSTVSKPVIHGLYGDRISIISNGVKLETQDWGTEHAPEIDPMASNTVKVIKGAGSLEYGTDALGGMILLEPPVLQKNQHLKAGFSLVGQTNGRGIITSAKIEQGFKKQIAYFVQGTYKRLGDGQAPHYNLTNTGLQEGNLSAGIGVLKKNWDINAFYSLYHQDLGILRSSHIGNLTDLENAIESDTPLIVKPFNYNIENPKQDVYHHLAKINIIKYFSNQSHLDVTYSLQVNKRKEFDIRRGGRSEIPALDMQLWSHNLLGTYSRFKRFDSKDISMEGKSGFNFLTKHNFNNSSTGIRPLIPDYYQYGIGIFDMEKIQLQHFTLEFGGRYDYTRFLALRFDNNNVLQKPVYNFHTYAFTIGGSWKNTSGNMRLQNNLSFSSRFPNASELFSDGLHHGIAVLEFGNANLKPEKGIKWVSTFTASYKKYIQAEATFYISKIYDFIYLAPLPKPIVTIRGAFPAFQYYQTDARLLGLDITISSEPIDFLSLFLKSSIGRGKNTSINDHLIYMPADRISAGFELHHDFKKIRHVHLGMNVQHTFKQKNTPVLIADYKATPNAYTVLNADAGFDFVLNEHHSLSFSVTGENITNTVYRDYMNRFRYYSDEPGWNLTFRIRYSFTKS; encoded by the coding sequence ATGTTGCATAAGCTGACATATTTATATCTTTTAGTTATTATAGGTCTCAACTCCTATTCACAAAACTGCACCATCAAAATTACTGGCAGAGTGCTGGACGAACATGACAGATCCGCCCTGAGTTTTGCAAATATTTATATCCTTGAACTTCAGACCGGAACGGCGGCAGATGAAAAGGGAAATTTTGAGTTTTCCGGTATTTGTCCGGGTACATATTCATTTGTCATAGATCATATCGGATGTTCCAGTGATACGGTTATCTGGAGTATTACCCAAAACACCAATAAGGACTTTTACCTGGAACATCACGCAGAGGAACTTGCAGAAATCATATCTACAGCATCCAGAACAAATGGTCAGAATTCCCAAAATACCACTGTGCTGGATATTAAGACTCTCCATAAACTGGAAGGTAAGGATTTAGGTACCATACTATCCACCATTTCCGGTGTGAACCAGCTAAAAACAGGGTCAACCGTCAGCAAACCGGTCATTCACGGATTATACGGCGACCGTATATCCATTATCAGCAATGGTGTGAAACTGGAAACGCAAGACTGGGGCACAGAGCATGCGCCTGAAATAGATCCGATGGCATCCAATACGGTTAAAGTGATAAAAGGTGCCGGCAGCCTGGAATATGGTACGGATGCCTTGGGTGGAATGATACTTTTGGAACCGCCTGTTTTACAAAAGAATCAGCACCTAAAAGCCGGGTTTAGCCTGGTCGGGCAAACGAATGGGCGTGGTATCATCACTTCAGCAAAAATAGAACAGGGATTCAAAAAACAAATCGCCTATTTCGTACAAGGCACGTATAAACGCTTAGGAGACGGACAGGCACCGCATTACAACTTAACCAATACGGGATTACAGGAAGGGAATTTATCCGCAGGCATAGGCGTACTAAAGAAAAATTGGGATATAAATGCATTCTACTCCTTATATCATCAGGATTTAGGCATTTTAAGAAGTTCGCACATCGGCAATTTGACGGATCTGGAAAATGCGATTGAAAGCGATACGCCATTAATAGTAAAACCTTTCAATTACAATATAGAGAATCCAAAACAGGATGTGTACCATCACCTGGCGAAGATAAATATCATTAAGTATTTTTCCAATCAAAGCCATCTGGATGTCACCTATTCCCTTCAAGTCAACAAGCGTAAGGAATTCGATATCCGTCGGGGCGGACGCTCCGAAATCCCCGCACTCGATATGCAATTATGGTCTCATAACCTGCTGGGTACCTACAGCCGATTCAAAAGATTCGATTCAAAAGATATCAGCATGGAAGGTAAAAGCGGATTTAATTTTCTGACCAAACATAATTTTAATAATTCATCTACCGGTATACGTCCGCTGATTCCGGATTATTATCAATATGGTATCGGCATTTTTGATATGGAGAAAATTCAGCTGCAGCATTTCACGCTGGAATTTGGAGGACGGTATGACTATACCCGTTTTTTAGCACTCCGGTTTGACAATAACAATGTCCTGCAAAAACCGGTCTACAATTTCCACACCTATGCATTCACAATTGGCGGAAGCTGGAAAAACACCTCCGGTAATATGCGACTGCAAAATAATTTATCGTTCAGTTCCCGTTTTCCGAATGCCTCTGAATTGTTCAGCGACGGGCTGCATCATGGCATCGCAGTACTGGAGTTCGGCAACGCGAATTTAAAACCCGAAAAAGGCATTAAATGGGTTTCCACATTTACTGCTTCCTATAAAAAATATATTCAGGCAGAAGCCACTTTTTACATCTCTAAAATATATGATTTTATCTACCTGGCTCCATTACCCAAGCCTATTGTTACCATTCGGGGAGCCTTTCCCGCATTTCAATATTATCAAACCGATGCCCGTTTGCTCGGACTGGATATAACGATAAGCAGCGAACCAATAGACTTTTTATCGCTCTTCCTGAAATCCAGTATAGGAAGAGGTAAAAATACCAGCATCAATGATCATTTAATTTACATGCCGGCTGACAGAATCAGCGCGGGTTTTGAGCTGCACCATGATTTTAAAAAGATCCGACATGTGCACCTGGGAATGAATGTACAACATACTTTCAAACAAAAAAACACACCCGTACTGATTGCCGATTATAAGGCCACCCCAAACGCCTATACTGTTCTGAATGCGGATGCCGGCTTTGATTTTGTTCTCAACGAGCATCACTCCCTCTCCTTTTCTGTAACGGGCGAAAACATAACCAATACCGTGTATCGGGATTACATGAATCGATTCAGATATTACTCCGATGAACCGGGATGGAACCTGACCTTCAGAATACGTTACTCATTCACAAAATCTTAA
- a CDS encoding type 1 periplasmic binding fold superfamily protein: MIKHISSAALFSIILITNGCIKEPLPVNESELITTVQLTLTDTAYPYNSYSITFRDLDGDGGEDAILTPDTLRLPADRIFNASLLLLDERNPVADTINHEITEEDTAHQFFYQSIPAGFLSNFSYLDYDDNGKPLGLVFSCQSASGAANGALKIILRHAPDKSAANVSENDITNANGETDIEIAFPLIVR; this comes from the coding sequence ATGATAAAACACATCTCTTCTGCCGCTTTATTTTCAATTATACTGATAACCAATGGTTGTATAAAGGAGCCATTGCCCGTTAACGAATCCGAACTGATTACAACCGTCCAACTTACGCTGACAGATACCGCATATCCTTACAACTCGTACAGCATTACGTTCAGGGATTTAGACGGCGATGGCGGAGAAGATGCCATACTGACACCCGATACCTTAAGGTTGCCGGCTGACAGAATTTTTAATGCAAGCCTGCTGCTGTTAGACGAACGGAATCCGGTAGCGGATACCATCAATCATGAAATAACGGAAGAAGATACCGCTCACCAGTTTTTCTATCAGTCCATTCCCGCTGGTTTCTTATCCAACTTTTCCTATCTCGATTATGATGATAACGGCAAACCGCTTGGATTGGTGTTTAGTTGTCAGTCTGCATCTGGTGCTGCAAATGGCGCACTAAAAATTATTCTCCGGCATGCACCCGATAAAAGCGCAGCGAATGTTTCTGAAAACGATATCACCAATGCCAACGGAGAAACAGACATCGAAATTGCATTTCCGTTAATTGTGCGGTAA
- a CDS encoding DUF2061 domain-containing protein, producing MQKDKHFISLTKGVTWRIIGTLDTMVLSYIFTGSLGSALKIGFTEVFTKIILFYLHERAWFKIKWGLVRIESQKILSEEELSDYEHKDDIWKESHLRSVVKGISWRIVGTLDTIIIATIWTGDYTTAFKIGFTEVITKVFLFYLHERIWMRYTRKHETVSDLNNK from the coding sequence ATGCAAAAGGACAAGCATTTTATCAGTCTGACGAAAGGTGTCACCTGGAGGATTATCGGCACACTGGACACCATGGTGTTATCGTATATTTTTACAGGAAGCCTCGGAAGTGCCTTGAAAATTGGATTTACGGAAGTTTTTACAAAAATAATCCTGTTTTACCTGCATGAAAGAGCCTGGTTTAAGATAAAATGGGGGTTAGTAAGGATTGAAAGCCAGAAAATCCTGTCAGAAGAAGAATTGAGTGATTATGAGCACAAAGATGACATTTGGAAAGAATCACATCTGAGAAGTGTCGTAAAAGGCATTAGCTGGCGAATCGTAGGTACGCTGGACACCATTATTATCGCTACCATATGGACAGGTGATTATACTACAGCCTTTAAAATAGGATTTACAGAAGTCATCACTAAAGTCTTCCTCTTTTATTTACATGAACGCATCTGGATGCGCTACACGAGGAAACATGAGACCGTAAGTGACCTGAACAATAAATAG
- a CDS encoding M13 family metallopeptidase produces MIFNKAILPVLILSVSFTAQSAAPTTAKPAPAKNNPKAVKEVAIRKSDFSTTIQPGKDFYDHVNDKWSKANPIPSDKSRYGMFDVLDEQSRIVVKKILENAANQKIKAPKGSNLQILGDFYRNAMDTVTINKVGVEPLKPWFTEIENAATPSELSKILSRLGMRNINSPLGYSVEVDAKNTTRYITYIGQGGLGLPDRDFYFRKDEKSLKNLEAYREYIKTLFQLAGLDKTVSAKEQMENVLEMETKLAGASLSRVELRDPEKNYNLYTIDKLKEDYKHIDWDAFFTEMKVSPHEIVVGQPGFFVSLDSMFANVPHDKWVSYIQFQLLNSTAKYLNDAIVNARFDFYGKALSGIKTLEPRWKRVARVSEDNLRDLIGQEYVKTNFSPYAKKRSLDLVDNIKASLKERISNLSWMGAETKAKALEKLAKIDVKIGYPDKWWTYENTDVSNQPFVLNVLNCAYAENLRVLARLKKDKIDRTEWGMGPQTVNAYYNPLINEIVFPAAILQPPFFYAKGDDAVNYGGIGMVIGHEITHGFDDEGSQFDAEGNLKNWWTEEDKKSYQALTDKFVKQYNSYLIFPGDSLHINGELTLGENIADLGGMIISLNALKKATGTKNTLISGLTPEQRFFINYAIIWRENMRPESMRMQTLSDPHSLPKYRVNGVLSNLPDFHKAFNVKPGDGMYINEADRAKMW; encoded by the coding sequence ATGATCTTCAACAAAGCAATTTTACCGGTATTAATACTTTCGGTAAGTTTTACTGCTCAGTCAGCAGCACCAACAACGGCAAAACCGGCACCTGCCAAAAACAATCCAAAGGCTGTTAAAGAGGTAGCCATCAGGAAAAGTGATTTCAGCACAACAATCCAACCGGGTAAAGACTTTTATGACCATGTCAATGATAAATGGAGTAAAGCTAATCCGATTCCTTCTGACAAATCCAGGTATGGCATGTTTGATGTACTGGACGAACAAAGCAGGATAGTTGTGAAGAAAATTCTGGAAAATGCCGCCAACCAAAAGATAAAAGCACCGAAAGGATCCAACCTGCAAATTCTGGGGGACTTCTACAGGAATGCGATGGATACCGTTACCATTAACAAGGTGGGTGTAGAACCTTTAAAACCCTGGTTTACAGAAATAGAAAATGCCGCCACGCCATCGGAACTTAGTAAAATACTATCCAGATTAGGTATGCGTAATATTAATTCCCCCCTTGGTTATTCCGTGGAAGTGGATGCAAAAAATACAACCAGGTACATAACGTATATCGGGCAAGGCGGATTAGGATTACCGGACAGGGATTTTTATTTCCGCAAGGATGAAAAGTCCCTGAAAAACCTGGAAGCATACCGGGAGTATATAAAAACACTCTTCCAATTAGCTGGTCTGGATAAAACTGTTTCAGCGAAAGAACAGATGGAAAATGTTTTGGAAATGGAGACTAAACTGGCCGGTGCTTCCTTATCGAGGGTTGAATTAAGAGATCCGGAAAAAAATTATAATTTATATACAATTGATAAATTAAAAGAAGACTATAAGCATATTGACTGGGATGCTTTCTTTACAGAGATGAAAGTATCACCGCATGAAATAGTTGTCGGACAACCGGGTTTCTTTGTATCATTAGACAGTATGTTTGCGAATGTACCTCATGACAAGTGGGTTTCCTATATTCAATTTCAATTATTAAACAGCACCGCCAAATACCTGAACGATGCTATTGTTAATGCACGTTTTGATTTTTATGGAAAAGCGCTGAGTGGTATAAAAACACTGGAACCAAGATGGAAACGCGTCGCACGGGTTTCAGAGGATAACTTGAGAGACCTGATCGGACAGGAATATGTAAAAACGAATTTTTCACCTTATGCTAAAAAACGCTCTTTGGATTTGGTAGACAATATCAAGGCATCTTTAAAAGAGCGAATCAGTAACCTGAGCTGGATGGGTGCTGAAACAAAGGCAAAAGCACTGGAAAAACTGGCTAAAATAGATGTGAAGATAGGCTATCCTGATAAATGGTGGACTTATGAAAATACGGATGTCAGCAACCAGCCGTTTGTATTAAATGTGCTGAATTGCGCCTATGCAGAAAACTTACGGGTACTGGCAAGGTTAAAAAAAGACAAGATTGACAGAACAGAATGGGGTATGGGCCCTCAAACGGTAAATGCCTATTACAATCCGTTAATCAATGAAATTGTCTTTCCGGCAGCCATCCTGCAACCGCCTTTCTTTTATGCTAAAGGCGATGACGCCGTAAACTACGGAGGTATCGGAATGGTCATCGGCCATGAAATCACGCATGGATTTGATGACGAAGGTAGTCAGTTTGATGCGGAAGGAAACCTAAAGAACTGGTGGACGGAAGAAGATAAAAAAAGCTATCAGGCACTGACAGATAAATTCGTAAAACAATACAACAGCTATCTGATTTTTCCCGGAGACAGTTTACATATAAACGGTGAACTTACATTAGGGGAAAATATTGCCGATTTGGGAGGTATGATTATCAGTTTAAACGCCCTGAAAAAAGCAACAGGCACTAAAAACACTCTAATCAGCGGACTGACACCTGAACAACGTTTCTTTATCAACTATGCGATTATCTGGCGGGAAAATATGCGGCCGGAGTCTATGCGTATGCAAACCTTATCCGACCCGCATTCACTTCCTAAATACAGGGTAAACGGTGTTTTGAGCAATCTGCCTGATTTCCACAAGGCATTTAATGTGAAACCGGGTGACGGCATGTATATCAACGAAGCTGACAGGGCAAAAATGTGGTAG
- a CDS encoding 1-aminocyclopropane-1-carboxylate deaminase/D-cysteine desulfhydrase has translation MKGSDIFVLPTPLQPIHNDITRQFKVQLFMKRDDLIHPEISGNKWRKLKYNTEQARLENKATLLTFGGAYSNHITATAAAGRLLGFKTIGIIRGEEYQPLNKSLQFAVDSGMQLYYINRAAYKDKQHIPFTLFPDLDSMYVIPEGGANALAVKGCAEIPEEIQMDFDYICCACGTGTTLAGMAGSLKSHQQAVGFPVLKNGAFLSDEIKRLTTADFQLITDYHFGGYAKTTPQLIQFIKDFYAEHHILLDYVYTGKMMYGIMDLIAKNHFPPESVIVAVHTGGVMNANVFD, from the coding sequence ATGAAAGGATCGGATATTTTTGTATTGCCAACCCCCTTACAGCCCATTCACAATGATATTACCCGGCAGTTTAAGGTTCAGCTGTTCATGAAACGGGATGACCTGATTCATCCGGAAATATCCGGCAATAAATGGCGCAAGCTGAAATATAATACAGAACAGGCGAGGCTGGAAAATAAAGCCACCTTGCTGACGTTTGGCGGCGCATACTCCAATCATATTACGGCGACTGCCGCTGCCGGAAGACTCCTTGGATTTAAGACCATCGGCATCATCAGAGGAGAGGAGTATCAGCCTTTGAATAAAAGCCTTCAGTTTGCGGTTGATTCCGGGATGCAGTTGTATTATATCAACAGGGCTGCCTATAAAGACAAACAGCATATACCTTTTACTTTATTCCCTGATCTTGATTCGATGTATGTCATACCCGAAGGCGGGGCGAATGCATTAGCGGTAAAGGGATGTGCTGAAATACCGGAAGAGATTCAAATGGATTTCGATTATATCTGCTGCGCCTGTGGAACGGGAACCACACTGGCGGGAATGGCAGGTAGCCTGAAATCACATCAGCAGGCTGTTGGTTTTCCCGTTTTGAAAAATGGGGCGTTTCTGTCGGATGAGATTAAACGGCTCACTACAGCTGATTTTCAGCTGATAACGGATTACCATTTCGGTGGATATGCAAAAACAACGCCTCAATTGATTCAATTCATCAAGGATTTTTATGCTGAACACCATATTTTGCTGGATTATGTGTACACCGGCAAGATGATGTACGGCATCATGGATTTGATAGCTAAAAACCATTTCCCACCGGAATCTGTTATTGTCGCCGTTCACACGGGAGGAGTAATGAATGCCAATGTGTTTGATTAG
- a CDS encoding nucleotidyl transferase AbiEii/AbiGii toxin family protein: MLFKNTVEPTTWRILVELMQDKYLQHFFLVGGTALSLKFGHRKSIDLDLFSFEDFDVFELKQHLEKKYPSFDFKGNNSRMLFCFIEDVKIDFVKHPIVNTLLPVDTEEGVRMASIPDIAALKLNALTQRGSKKDFYDFYLLLQHYSLDELVEFYKMVFTKDNAFELYRSMNYFDDAENTATPVSLISAEWKEMKSAINTAVKLFFKKMKRDG, translated from the coding sequence ATGCTATTCAAAAACACAGTTGAGCCAACAACGTGGAGAATCCTGGTGGAGCTGATGCAGGATAAATATCTTCAACATTTTTTCTTAGTCGGAGGAACAGCACTTTCTCTGAAATTCGGACACAGGAAATCCATTGATCTGGACTTGTTTTCTTTTGAAGATTTTGATGTATTTGAATTAAAACAACACTTAGAAAAAAAATATCCTTCTTTCGATTTCAAAGGAAATAACAGCAGAATGTTATTCTGCTTCATAGAGGATGTGAAAATTGATTTCGTTAAACATCCGATTGTAAATACACTCCTGCCGGTTGATACGGAAGAAGGCGTACGTATGGCATCCATTCCGGACATTGCCGCATTAAAACTGAATGCGCTGACTCAGCGTGGTTCAAAAAAAGATTTTTATGATTTTTATCTTTTATTACAACATTACAGTTTAGATGAATTGGTAGAATTCTATAAGATGGTATTCACTAAAGATAATGCCTTCGAACTATACCGTTCAATGAATTATTTTGACGATGCCGAAAACACCGCCACACCTGTAAGTTTGATTAGCGCAGAGTGGAAAGAAATGAAGTCAGCCATTAATACGGCCGTAAAATTGTTTTTTAAAAAGATGAAAAGGGATGGTTAA